In Candidatus Eisenbacteria bacterium, the DNA window AAGCGATGCGATTCGACTACTCGAAATGGAAGGGCCCGCGGCCCGAAGACCTCCAGTTCATCAAGCAGTTGATGGACATCTATCGCAACCTGCTGCTCCAGACCGGCGGGGATGTCGAAGAAGCGCTGCGCTGGATGGAGCACTTCGGCGAGCAGTACGGATTCTTCAACGAGCGCTTCGGCATCGCGGACTTCAAGAAGCTGCTCGAGAAGACCGGTGAAGTCGAGCGCACGCCCAAGGGGTTCAAGATCACCCCCAGGGGCGAGAAGCGCATCCGCCAGGATTCCCTGAACGAGATCTTCTCCAGCCTCCAGGCCGGCGCCGTCGGCGACCACCGCACGCCGGTGGCGGGCAAGGGCGGCGAGCGGCTGAGCGAGACCCGCGCCTACCAGTTCGGCGACAGCTTCTCGGATCTCGATCCGCTGGCCTCGATGAGCAATGCCGTCCGCAATCACGGCATGGACGAGATCCGGATCACCGAGGACGATCTGGAGGTGTTCGAGCAGGAGCACCTCTCCTCGTGCGCCACGGTGCTGATGGTGGACATCAGCCACAGCATGATCCTCTACGGCGAGGACCGCATCACGCCCGCCAAGAAGATCGCACTCGCGCTCAGCCAGCTCATCCAGACGCGTTACCCGCGAGACACGCTGGATGTCGTGCTGTTCGGCGACGACGCGCAGCGCGTGCCGCTCAAGGAGCTGATGAAGATCCAGGCCGGCCCGTACCACACCAACACCAAGGCCGGCCTCTCGATGGCGCGCCAGATCCTCGAGACACGGAAGGGCGTCAACAAGCAGATCTTCATGATCACCGACGGCAAGCCTTCGGCGATCCGCGAGCACGGCCGGCTCTACAAGAATCCCTTCGGGCTCGACCCGCGCATCGTCAACAAGACGCTCGAAGAGGCGATGGCTTGCCGGCGCAAGCGCATCACGGTCACGACCTTCATGCTGGCGACCGACTATCCGCTGCTCGACTTCGTGCGCAAGCTCACCGCCATCAACCAGGGGCGCCTCTACGAGACCGACCCGCAGAACATCGGCGCCTATGTCTTCCACGATTTCGTGAGGAACCGACGCAAGCGTCTGCACTAGAGCCGCCCACCGCCGTGATCCTGGAGGTCCCGTGAGCACCCCCGCCGCGATTGCCACGTCCGCCCTCGAACGCTTCCTCCGCTACGTCACCTACGATACCCAGTCGTCGGACGCCTCCAGCACCTCGCCGAGCACCGACAAGCAGCTGGTCCTGCTCGATCTCCTGGTCCGCGAGCTGAAAGACCTGGGCCTCGGCGACGCCGTGCGTCATCCGCAGGGGGTGGTCATGGCCACGCTTCCGGCCACGACTCGAAAAGCCAATGTCCCCGTGATCGGCTTCATCGCCCACGTCGACACGTCGCCGGAGGAGAGCGGCGCTTCGGTCAAGCCGATCGTTCACTCCAATTGGCAGGGCGGCGACATCGTGCTTCCGGACGACCCCAGCGTGGTGCTCAGGCCTTCCGAGATCCCGGCGCTGCGCGCCCAAATTGGGAACGACATCGTCACCGCGTCCGGGACCACGCTGCTCGGAGCCGACAACAAGGCGGGCGTGGCGGCGATCATGGCCGCCGTCGAGCACATGGTTCGCCATCCCGAGATCCCGCACGGCAAAGTGCGCATCGCCTTCACGCCCGACGAAGAGATCGGCCGCGGGGCCGATCACTTCGACGTCGCCGAGTTCGGAGCGTTCTGCGCCTACACGATGGACGGGGAAGGCCGCGGGCGGCTCGAGAACGAGACCTTCTCCGGTGACTCGATGACGGTCACGTTCACGGGCTTCAACACGCATCCCGGCTTCGCCAAGGGAAAGATGGTGAACGCCATCAAGGCCGCGGCGGACTTCATCGCACGCCTGCCTCGTGACCGGATGACGCCGGAGGCCACGTCGGGACGTGAAGGGTTCGTCCATGCCCTCGAGATCGAAGGCGGAGTGGGCGAGGCCAGGATCCGTCTCATCGTGCGCGACTTCGAGACTCCGAAGCTCGCCGAGATGGAGCGCCAGGTGGAGAAGCTCGCCGGCGAAGCCGCGGCGGCATGGCCTGGAGTTCGCGCCACCTGCGTGGTGAAGGAGTCCTATCGCAACCTTCGCGAGGTGCTCGAACGCCATCCGCAGATCGTCGAGCATGCCGCCGAGGCGATCCGCCGCGCGGGGCTCGAGGTCGAGCGCTCCGCCATTCGCGGCGGCACGGACGGCTCGAGGCTCAGCTTCATGGGACTGCCGACGCCGAACCTGTTCGCCGGCGAGAACAACTTCCATTCCAAGCTCGAATGGGTGTCGGCTCAGGACATGGACAAGTCGGCCGAGACCATCGTCCACCTCTGCCGGATCTGGGAAGAGAGAGCCTGACGCGGCCTATGTTCATCGACCCGGCGGCGATGGAGCAGCGGCATCTCCATCACTTCCTCATCAGCGTCATCGTGCCCCGGCCGATCGCGTTCGTCTCCACCGTGGGCGCCGACGGCAGCCACAATGTCGCGCCGTTTTCCTACTTCAATCTGATCTCGAGCCGCCCGCCGCTGGTCGGGATCTCGGTCAATCGTCGGGCTGCGGGGCCCAAGGACACCGCGCGCAAGGTGCGCGAGACCGGCGAATTCGTGGTCAACCTGGTGGACGAAGCGCTGAGCGCGAAGGCGGTCGAAGCGTCCGGCGAATGGCCCCCGGACGTGGACGAGTTCACGCTCACCGGCCTGACTCCGGCGCGGTGCGAGAAGGTGAAGGCGCCGCGTGTCCTGGAGTCGCCGGTGAATCTCGAGTGCCGTCTGGAGCGGGTGGTCGAGGTGGGGGAAACCGATTTCATCATCGGTGAGGTGGTGTGGGCCCACGTGCGTGACGACGTGCTGCGGGACGGGCGGGTGGATCCGGTCCTGCTGAAACCGGTCGGGCGTTTGGGCGGCGATCAATACACGGTGGTGCGCGAGGCCTTCTCGATGCCGCGGCCCCGCGTCGCCCGGCCCTCCTAGTCATGCACGCACGACTCGTCTTCCTGCTCGCGCTGTTCCTGGGCGTCACACGCTTCGCCTCCGCCCAGGGGGACTCGCCGGCGGATTCGTCGTTCCTTCGCCGCTATGCCGAGACCAACCGCTTCACGCTCGGCGTCCCGACCGGCATCCAGATCACACCCGGCGGAGACGCGGTCCTCTTCCTGCGTTCCGGTCCGCGCAGCCTGGTGCAGGATCTCTTCGTGTTCGAGCCCGCTCCGCGCATCGAGCGGCTGCTGGTGACCGCCGACACGCTGCTCGGCGGCGGCGAGGAGAATCTGACGCGCGAGGAGCGCGCCGCCCGCGAGCGGAAGCGCCTGAGGACCCGTGGCATCACCTCCTATGATCTCTCGGCCGACGGGAAGCGGGTCCTGGTGCCGCTTTCGGGGCGTCTCTTCGTGGTCGAGGTCGGCAGTGGCGCGTTTCGCGAACTGAAGAGCACCAACGGCGCCGCCGACGCCGCCCGGTTGTCACCCGATGGTCGGCGCGTGGCATGCGTGCGGGATGGCGACCTCTATGTGATCGATCTCGCCGACGGCAGTGAACGGCGGCTCACGCGCCGCGAGAGTCCGGACGTCACCAACGGGCTGGCCGAGTTCATCGCGCAGGAGGAGATGGATCGCTTCGACGGCTACTGGTGGTCGCCCGACTCCAAATGGATCGCGTTCCAGCACACCGACACGCGCGAGGTCGAGAAGCTCTACATCGCCGATCCCGCGCACCCCGAGCGGGCGCCCGAGGCCTGGCCTTATCCGCGCGCCGGCCAGAAGAACGCCGTCGTGCGACTGGGTGTGATGTCCGCCGACGGAGGTCCCGCCACGTGGATGACCTGGGATGCCGGGCCGTATCCCTACCTGGCGCGCGTGACATGGGAGCGGAACGCTCCGCTCACTTTGCTGGTCCAGAACCGCGAGCAGACCGAAGAGCGCCTGCTGTCGGCCGACCCGCGCACCGGAAACACCGCGACGCTGCTGGTGGAGCGTGACGCGGCGTGGCTCAACCTGACCACGAAGACGCCGCGCTGGCTACCGGACGGCAGCGGCTTCCTGTGGATCAGCGAGCGCCGCGGGACGCCGCAACTCGAGCTGCGCCACAAGAGCGGCAAGCTGTTGCGGAATCTGGGTGGATCGAAGCTCGGATTACGCGAGCTGGTGCACGTCGACCCGAAGCGCAAGATCGCCTGGGTCCTGGCGAGCGCTCAGCCGACCGTGAAGCACCTGGTGCGCGTGCCGCTCGACGGCTCCGCCGTGGTGAACCTCAAGAAGCCGAGAGAGCCCGCGGTCGAGAAGGCGGTCTTCCCCGAAGGCGGGAACGAGCTCTACGTTCTCGAGATCAACTCCCTCGCGGGCGCACGGCGCCATGAGGTCTGGAACACCGATGGGGAGCGCGTGACGTCGTTGCGCTCGATCGCCGAGGAGCCGGACGACCTGCCGCGCGTCGAGCTCGCCTCGGTCGGTCCCGCTCCGGGCATTCACACGGCGCTCATCCGCCCACGGGCGTTCGATCCCGGCCGGCGTTATCCGGTGATCGTCCATGTCTACGGCGGACCATGGTCCCAGATGGTCACGGCCGACCGGCGGCGCTACCTGCTCGACCAATGGATCGCCGACCACGGCTACATCGTGGTCTGCGTGGACGGCCGGGGCACGCCGGGCCGGGGACGAGCCTGGGAGCGGGCGATCCGCGGCGATCTCGCGACATTGGCGCTTCAGGATCACGTCAGAGCGCTGCGCGCCCTGGCGGTCAAGCATCGCGAGCTCGACTTGTCCCGGGTCGGAGTGTGGGGATGGTCCTTCGGCGGATACTTCTCGCTGATGGCGGTGATGCGACATCCGGAGGTGTTCCACGCCGCGGTCGCGGGGGGCCCGGTGGTGGACTGGCGCGATTACGACACGCACTACACCGAGCGCTACCTGGGGCTGCCGCAGACCGAGGCGGGCGCCTACGACAAGAGCTCGGTGCTGACCTACGCGAGCCGCCTTCGCCGGCCGCTGCTGATCGTTCACGGAACCGCCGACGACAACGTCTACGTGGTCCACAGTCTGCGGCTTTGCGAGGCGCTCAATCGCGCCGGCAAGGACTACGAGTTCATGCCGCTCGTGAACCAGACGCACATGGTGGTGGATCCGCAGGCGACCGTGCGGCTCTACTCGCGGCTCGTTCAGCACTTCGACCGCGCGCTGGCGCCGGGCCGGGCCGCTGCCGCGCCGTGAGCGAGGTGCGCCGCATCCCGGTGCGCAAGGAAGACCTGTGGACGTTCACCGAGCGCAACGTTCCGCTGTGGGATGTCCTCGAGCTCTTCCCGCGTGACGCCATCGGGCCGCGCGGGCCCAAGGACCCGCCGCCGCCTTACGAGGTGCGCCCCATCATCGTCGAGACCGATCTCGGCTGGTCGTTCGAGACCGACATCCAGTATGGCGCCTGGATCTTTCGGCCACGGTCGCCGAACAAGCCGGGGATGATGAAGTGGTGTCGCGACCGCGGACTCGAGGAGGGCGACACGATCGTGCTCGAGAGACTGGATGAGCGGCGCTTCAGGTTGTCATTGGAGAAGGCCGGTTTCAGCGCGCCCCATCGACCGGTATGAGCTGGACGATCTCCTGAGCATCGGGAAATCGGCCTTGCTGCTTCTTCGAAAAGAGCAGATGGCCGTCCAGCACGACCTCGAACTGGCCGCCGGCGCCTTTGATGAGCTTGGTCTCGACGTTCGAGCGCTGCTTGCGGATCTCGGCCACCAGACCGGTAGCCCTTGGCAGGTAGTTTCAAGCCACGCAGTACGTGATCTCGAGCACCATGAGGATCCTCCATGACGGGGGAATCAACCTGAACTCATCCTAAGACTCCAACTGGCCGAAAACCAGGACGCACGAGGTCCGCGGTTTGACCCTGAGCCAGGGCCACGGCACCCTCTTCGAGCCAGCCCCTGCGTTGCACCAACCCTTTCACGGCCAGTCTCCACATGCCCCAGCGCATCGCCACCATCGAGGAGCGCCTTCGCAAGGCCCTGGGCGAAGCTCTCCTCACGCACGAGCCCCTGCGCCATCACACCACCTTCCGCATCGGCGGGCCCGCCGACTACTACTTCGCGGCTCGAACCGCCGATCAGATGGTGACCGCGCTGCAGACCGCCCGGGAGATCGACCTGCCGGTCTTCCTGCTCGGTGGCGGCAGCAACCTGCTGGTCTCGGATGACGGCTTCAGGGGTCTGGTGCTGCGAAACGCGATCGAGCAGGTGGAGTTCGACTCCACCGCGGCCCATGTGGGAGCGGGCGCCGACTTCCTGCAGTTCATCTACGAATGCCGTGACCGCGGGCTCTCCGGCCTCGAGTTCGCCGCCGGAATCCCCGGCTCGATTGGCGGCGCGCTCTACGGCAATGCCGGATGCTACGGCCAGGACATCGGCTCGTTCACGATCGAGTGCACCCACACGACCCTCGATGGCGCCACCACGGAGACCAAGCCCGCGGCGTGGTACCAGTTCGCCTACCGCGACTCGCGCCTCAAGCGCGATCCGCGCGTCCTCCTGTCCTGTCTGCTGCAGCTCAAGCGCGGAGATCCCGCCGCCATCCAGGCGGTGATCGAGGAGAAGCTCGAGATCCGCCGGCAGAAGCATCCTCAATGGCGAGTGGAGCCGACCGCCGGCTCGTACTTCAAGAATCTCCCGCCCGACTGGCAGATGCCGGGCGCCAGGCACTCGCCGGGCACGCGGCGTGTTCCTGCCGGCCAGCTCCTCGACGAGGTCGGATGCCGCGGGCTGCGCGTCGGCGACGCCATGGTGTTCGCCAAGCATGCCAACATCATCATCAACGCCGGGCGTGCGACCGCGCAGGAGGTGCTGGAGCTGGCCGAGATCATGAAGGCCCGCGTGCGCGAGCGCTTCGGCGTCACGCTCGAAGAGGAAGTGATGTATCTGGGCAAGCGGCCAGGGAGAGCGGGCGCGACCGGCTGAGCGCCCGCTTCAGTGCGCGGCGCCCAGCCGAGCCAGTCCTTCGCGCGAGGCACGGAACTCGGGATCGACCGCGAGCGCCTTTCGATAGGCCGCGATCGCCGGCTCCTTCATCCCCGAGATCGCGAGGGCCTCGCCGAGGCTGTCCCATGCATTGGCCGACCGAGGATAGGCGCGCGTGTTCATGCGGAAGACCGAGAGCGCCTCGGACTGTCTCTGCGCATTGAGCAAGGAATATCCCAGCCGATTGACGTCGGCTTCCAGGGTGCGGAAGCGGTTGGCGCGCTCCTGGCGCGCGCGCTCGAATGCCCGCTCCGCTCCGGCGCTGTCGCCGCGAAGCACGGCCGCCTCCATCACCGCGGTCAAGGGAGGCTCGGATCCGTACGCGAGGATGGCCTCCATCGCCGGATCCTGGCCCTTGGTGTACTGGGCCGACGTCAGCGGCGTGTACAGGCGGGGAGCCAGGTAGTCGCGCCGGTCGCGCGGGTCGTAGGGCCGCCATGGAAGCGTGGAGACGTTCACCGAGATGCCGCTTCGTGGCAGAACGACCGAGCGGTGGTCGCCGAAGAAGAACGTCGCGTTTCCCGTGGGCTCGCCCACGAACGTCGCGTCGGTCCACTTCTCGAGGTCGAGCGCCAGATTCATGGCCGCCGAGAACGTCTTGCCACCGAGCACCACGAACAGCCGGCCTGAACGATCCAGCGCGGGACGCCGGATCAGGCCACGGACCACCTGGCGGTTGTAGAAGTTGTTGCCTCCGCCGTTCTCGCGCAGATCGAGCACGAAGCGCTGGACCGGGAGCGAGTCCGCCATCGCGAACACCCGCCTCCAGAACGGCACGCTCGCCTCGCCGTGATCCATGCTGATCACCGCCCGGTAGCACACGTAGAGCGTGCTGTCGCGCTCCCGATACTCGACCCAGTAGGGAAGGCCGGGCTGCCTCTGCCAGGCCGGCGCCGGTCCCTTTCGCATCTCGACCCATCCGGTCCGGTCGATCGCGCCCCGCGGATCGTGGCCTCGCGGCTCGATCCTGCCCGCCGGCTTCACCGTCACGACCTCGCTCTTCGCGTTGCGCTCCACGCGCAGCGGCAGCCGCTCCATGTCCTCGACGAGGCCGAGCCCGTCGAGCACCTCCGGAATGATCAGGCGATCCGGCGCCCATGCGCTGATCCACCACTCGTTCTCGGATGGGAGCGTGGTCGCCACGGCGGCCAGCGCCTGCTCGACCTTCGCCTTGCCGATGCCGGTGACGCGCGTGCCCACGTAGCGCGCGTAGGCCTTCTCGGCGGCGACGACGTACACGCCATCCTCGAAGCTGCGCAGCTGGATCGGGTAATAGCGCACACCGAGCGCGCGGTCGAACATGGGGTTGATCGACGTGTGGCCATCGCGCGGCAAGGCCACCAGCTTCATCATCTCCACCATCGCCTGGTTCCTGCGCATGGCCGGCAGACGCTGGTCCAGGGACGCGACCGCGGAATCCCAGGAGGCACGGCTCATCCGATAGAACAGGTCGGGATGGATCTGCGGCATCTCCCGCGCCAAGACCTGTAAGTCTTCGCGCCAGGCCAGGCCTTCGGGCAAATCTGCCGATGCGGTGGAAAACAAGAAGGCGGTGAACAGCACCATCGGGAAGCAGGGAATGCGCATGGCCGTGGGTCCTCGGGGTTGAGTCTGCGGGCAGCCTAGCGCCGGCGTCCCGAGCGCGTCTTGAACGGATGTAGCGCCCCCCGCAAAGCCCCCGGGGTCGTGCCGAACGCCGCCCGCACCGCACGCGTCATGTGACTCTGATCCGAGAAACCGGCGATCGTCGCCACGTCAGCCAGCGGCTCGCGGCCGCGAATCAAGAGGCCCCGGGCGCGCTCGAGCCGGACTCGATGCGCGTACTCCGAGACGCTGAGGCCGTAGTGGTCCCGGAACATGCGCGCCAGGTGAACGCGATGGACGCCCACCTCGGCGGCGATGGCCGAGACCGAAAGGGGGGTGTCGGCGTCGTTCACCAGCTCCGGAACCCGGCCGAGCCACGCCGGCGCCGCTCCAGAGCGGCCCTCGATGCGCCGCACCACCTGGGCCAGCAGCTCGGTGGCCAGCGTGTCCAGGCGAAGGGAGGTGGAGCAGCCATCGCGAAGCGCCGCGCCCAGGCGCGACACCAGCGAAGCGACCCGCGGGTCGGCTCCGAGGAATCGAACCTCCGAGAGTCGCGGCAGGTCGAGATTCTCGGGCTCGAGCACCAGACACAGAGCGCCGTCCGGACCGAAGTCGATGTCGTGCCGCGCGCCATTCGAGATGCGCACCGCACCCGCATCCATCCGTTTCCATCCGCGGCCGTCGCGCTCCGAGAAGGAGCCGTGGACGACGGCGCACAGGTGGAGCCCCTCGTGCTCGTGATGCCGAAATCGATGATGGGCAGGAATCCGGGAGACCTGGGCGGCAGGCACGGAGGATAGGACGCCCGGAACGGCGGAAAGGTTGCCCGCCTCCTTCGACCGCGGCATATCGGGGGCGGAGCGCGTGGCATGGCTCCTGCGATTGCCTGGGCAGTCGTCCGGATGCCCCCTTGCCGAGCCACGGCAAAACGCCATTGGGCGCGGCAGGACGGGGCTTTTCGACCCAGGAGGTGCGGGATGAACCGCAAGTTCCTGGTCGCGCTCTCGGTTCTGGCGCTCTCCGCCAGCCTCGCCGAGGCTCGGCCTCA includes these proteins:
- a CDS encoding SelT/SelW/SelH family (seleno)protein codes for the protein MVLEITYCVAUNYLPRATGLVAEIRKQRSNVETKLIKGAGGQFEVVLDGHLLFSKKQQGRFPDAQEIVQLIPVDGAR
- the murB gene encoding UDP-N-acetylmuramate dehydrogenase — protein: MPQRIATIEERLRKALGEALLTHEPLRHHTTFRIGGPADYYFAARTADQMVTALQTAREIDLPVFLLGGGSNLLVSDDGFRGLVLRNAIEQVEFDSTAAHVGAGADFLQFIYECRDRGLSGLEFAAGIPGSIGGALYGNAGCYGQDIGSFTIECTHTTLDGATTETKPAAWYQFAYRDSRLKRDPRVLLSCLLQLKRGDPAAIQAVIEEKLEIRRQKHPQWRVEPTAGSYFKNLPPDWQMPGARHSPGTRRVPAGQLLDEVGCRGLRVGDAMVFAKHANIIINAGRATAQEVLELAEIMKARVRERFGVTLEEEVMYLGKRPGRAGATG
- a CDS encoding alpha/beta fold hydrolase, giving the protein MHARLVFLLALFLGVTRFASAQGDSPADSSFLRRYAETNRFTLGVPTGIQITPGGDAVLFLRSGPRSLVQDLFVFEPAPRIERLLVTADTLLGGGEENLTREERAARERKRLRTRGITSYDLSADGKRVLVPLSGRLFVVEVGSGAFRELKSTNGAADAARLSPDGRRVACVRDGDLYVIDLADGSERRLTRRESPDVTNGLAEFIAQEEMDRFDGYWWSPDSKWIAFQHTDTREVEKLYIADPAHPERAPEAWPYPRAGQKNAVVRLGVMSADGGPATWMTWDAGPYPYLARVTWERNAPLTLLVQNREQTEERLLSADPRTGNTATLLVERDAAWLNLTTKTPRWLPDGSGFLWISERRGTPQLELRHKSGKLLRNLGGSKLGLRELVHVDPKRKIAWVLASAQPTVKHLVRVPLDGSAVVNLKKPREPAVEKAVFPEGGNELYVLEINSLAGARRHEVWNTDGERVTSLRSIAEEPDDLPRVELASVGPAPGIHTALIRPRAFDPGRRYPVIVHVYGGPWSQMVTADRRRYLLDQWIADHGYIVVCVDGRGTPGRGRAWERAIRGDLATLALQDHVRALRALAVKHRELDLSRVGVWGWSFGGYFSLMAVMRHPEVFHAAVAGGPVVDWRDYDTHYTERYLGLPQTEAGAYDKSSVLTYASRLRRPLLIVHGTADDNVYVVHSLRLCEALNRAGKDYEFMPLVNQTHMVVDPQATVRLYSRLVQHFDRALAPGRAAAAP
- a CDS encoding helix-turn-helix transcriptional regulator, which produces MPAAQVSRIPAHHRFRHHEHEGLHLCAVVHGSFSERDGRGWKRMDAGAVRISNGARHDIDFGPDGALCLVLEPENLDLPRLSEVRFLGADPRVASLVSRLGAALRDGCSTSLRLDTLATELLAQVVRRIEGRSGAAPAWLGRVPELVNDADTPLSVSAIAAEVGVHRVHLARMFRDHYGLSVSEYAHRVRLERARGLLIRGREPLADVATIAGFSDQSHMTRAVRAAFGTTPGALRGALHPFKTRSGRRR
- a CDS encoding VWA domain-containing protein, with translation AMRFDYSKWKGPRPEDLQFIKQLMDIYRNLLLQTGGDVEEALRWMEHFGEQYGFFNERFGIADFKKLLEKTGEVERTPKGFKITPRGEKRIRQDSLNEIFSSLQAGAVGDHRTPVAGKGGERLSETRAYQFGDSFSDLDPLASMSNAVRNHGMDEIRITEDDLEVFEQEHLSSCATVLMVDISHSMILYGEDRITPAKKIALALSQLIQTRYPRDTLDVVLFGDDAQRVPLKELMKIQAGPYHTNTKAGLSMARQILETRKGVNKQIFMITDGKPSAIREHGRLYKNPFGLDPRIVNKTLEEAMACRRKRITVTTFMLATDYPLLDFVRKLTAINQGRLYETDPQNIGAYVFHDFVRNRRKRLH
- a CDS encoding flavin reductase family protein, producing the protein MFIDPAAMEQRHLHHFLISVIVPRPIAFVSTVGADGSHNVAPFSYFNLISSRPPLVGISVNRRAAGPKDTARKVRETGEFVVNLVDEALSAKAVEASGEWPPDVDEFTLTGLTPARCEKVKAPRVLESPVNLECRLERVVEVGETDFIIGEVVWAHVRDDVLRDGRVDPVLLKPVGRLGGDQYTVVREAFSMPRPRVARPS
- the pepT gene encoding peptidase T, translated to MSTPAAIATSALERFLRYVTYDTQSSDASSTSPSTDKQLVLLDLLVRELKDLGLGDAVRHPQGVVMATLPATTRKANVPVIGFIAHVDTSPEESGASVKPIVHSNWQGGDIVLPDDPSVVLRPSEIPALRAQIGNDIVTASGTTLLGADNKAGVAAIMAAVEHMVRHPEIPHGKVRIAFTPDEEIGRGADHFDVAEFGAFCAYTMDGEGRGRLENETFSGDSMTVTFTGFNTHPGFAKGKMVNAIKAAADFIARLPRDRMTPEATSGREGFVHALEIEGGVGEARIRLIVRDFETPKLAEMERQVEKLAGEAAAAWPGVRATCVVKESYRNLREVLERHPQIVEHAAEAIRRAGLEVERSAIRGGTDGSRLSFMGLPTPNLFAGENNFHSKLEWVSAQDMDKSAETIVHLCRIWEERA